Genomic DNA from Desulfonema ishimotonii:
CCACAGTAAAAAACAATTAACCGCAATATTTAAAAAGGAGATAAATCTCGTCATTGAAAATGGGCGGGTCGCCAGAGAACTCGGACGGATTATCGCCGAAACCAACCTCCTGATGAGTACGTTCTATGGCCGGGAAGCATTCCTGAAAACAGAAGGTGAACGGCTGATCAGGGCCTCTTCAAAGATTTCCGCAAATAGCGCTGATACACATTTAAAGGAATACCTGCATAACTTTACACAAAAGGTGAAGACGGTTGTGGCGCAATGCTCGGCGGTAAACCGTATCCGGCAGGCTATCATAACATCAAACCGAAAGCTGGATGACCAGCTGGCCCGTCTGAAGGAGGTGGTTGCCGACGAGATTGTAAACCTGACCATAGAGGGAAAAGACGCATCCATTATGAACCGCCTCTCCTTTGGCATTGCCGGATATAATGAAGCACTTCTCCGGCTTGACCTGCGATTCAACAAACTGGGCCTGGCCTACTTTGAAGCCCCGGTTGAGGAAAAGGAGCACCCCGTGTTCACCCTGCTGGATAACCTCATGCTGAAGATGCGGACCCTGACCGCCTATGAGGAGAAGATTGCGAAACATGGCAGGGAACTCCTTGACAGGGGGGAAAAATACAAAGAAACCGTATTGCGGTTTCATCAGGCTGCCGCAAATCTGAAAACACGCCTGCATGAGATGAACTGTGAAAAAAACTGTCTGCTGGACCTGCTGGGAAAAACAGATAAAAAAACAATAAGAACATCCGAGCAAAACATAACGAACCTGACCGGCCGGATTTCCAGGGCAATGGTGTCGGGCGGGCTGATCATTTCCCTGGTGACGCTGGCCGTGCTTGTGTTTGCCTATACGCTGAGCCGTTCTGTCAACAACTCACTGAGCCGCGTGATCACGGGGCTTCAGATTGCCTTTGATAAAATTGCCGGGGTTTCCGGACAGGTCATGCAGGTGAGCCGACAGCTTGCCCTGGAGACATCGGAACAGGCCGCGTCACTGGAAGAAGTCTCTTCTTCCCTTGAGGAAATGGCATCCATGACCCGTCAGAATTCAGATAATGCCGGAAAAACGGACCATATTGTCAGGAATTCACTGAAGGGTATGAAAGCGGCCAACCTTTCCATGGGCCAGATCACCCAGTCCATGCAGGAAATCTCCCAGGCGACTTCGGAGACCCGGAAGATCGTTAAGACCATAGATGAAATCGCGTTCCAGACCAACCTGCTGTCGCTGAATGCCGCCATAGAGGCCGCGCGGGCTGGAAAAGCCGGGGCCGGATTTGCGGTTGTGGCCGATGAGGTGAGATCGCTGGCCATGCAGTCGGCAGAGGCGGCGAAGAATACAGCACTCATCATCGAGACGACAGGCCGGAGGGTAAAAGGCGGGGCAGAGCAGGTTTCAGCCTCAGGCGATGTGTTTACCCGGATGGAGGCTGACTCCCACAAGGTTACGGAACTGGTGGGGGAGGTGGCTGAAGGTTCAAAAGAACAGGCCATCGGCATTGAGCAGGTCAACAAAACCGTTACCGAAATAGACCGGGTGGTCCAGCAGAGCGCGGCCAACAGCCAGGATCTGTCCGGTACATTCGAGGAGATGAACGCCCTGGTCGGCCATATGGACACCATGATTCACGAACTGATCCTGCTGGCCGGACGAAACGGAAAAAAACGGATCTCCCGGCAGCGGGCGTTAAAAATAACGCCGCCCCTCCGGAAACCTGCAATAACCCCGGCAGCGGACTGATGCAAAATACCTTTACATCATCATTTCAAAAGGAGGCAATGTGCTAAAAATCGGACAGGCAGGACTGATTTTCATGGTAGTGGCAACGGTATTCGCCCCCGGTGCGGATGCGCTGGATCTGAACGGGACGGATATTCACGGCTTCATCTCCCAGGGCTGGCTGAAGAGTGATTCGAACAACTATCTGGCCGACTCCGAAGACGGCTCCTTTCAGTTCAACGAGATGGGGATCAATTTTAACCGGGAGCTGACCGACAGGCTTCATGTGGGGATTCAGCTCTTCGCCCGCGATCAGGGCGATATCGGCAACAACGATGTGGTGGTGGACTGGGCCTACGGGGATTATCACTGGCGGGACTGTGCCGGAATCCGGGCAGGTCTGATTCGGATTGCCCACGGGCTGTACAACGAAACCCGTGACATGGATATGCTCCGCAACAGCATTCTGCTCCCCCAGAGCATTTATCCTGAAAACTGGAGGGATGCCTTCAGCCGCCTTCAGGGGGTCGGGATTTACGGAGAAATTACCCCGGAAAATGCGGGAAGCTTTTCATATCTGATTCAGGCAGGCGGCATAGACGTCGATAATGACGGCGGCGTTGCAAAGTATCTCGAAGGCCAGTTGCTTTTTTTCGATGTAAAGGAGTTCAATATTGACATCATATATAATGGCAGGCTTGAGTGGAATACGCCGGTTGAAGGCCTTCGGCTCGGCGTGACGGGCTTCACAATTCCCGAATTTGACATCACGCTGAAAAGCAATGTCCCGCTGGCACCGGGCATGCCTGCCGGAATCGGGGCAACATTTGACATAGACCCTTTTCATGGCTGGGTATGCGCTGCTGAATATACATGGGAAAATCTGACCCTGTCTGCCGAATACATGAATCTCAAAATCGGCGGGTCCATCGACAATATCCTGCCCGAATTTGAAACCACTTCGGAGGGGTATTACCTGGCAGCCGCCTGGCGCTTTACCGACTGGTTTGAACTGGGCGCATATTATTCCGAATACTATCCTGATAAAGACGACAGGGACGGCAAAAACTTCAAAGACCAGGGCCTGGACGATTACCGGGCCTGGTTAAAGGATTTCGCCCTGACAGCCCGTTTTGACATTAATGAATACTGGGTCGCAAAACTGGAAGGGCATGTCATGGACGGCGCTGCGGACCTTCTGCCCCAGGATAATCCCGACGGCTTTGATGACAGATGGTTCCTCTTTGCCGCGAAAGTGTCATTTACATTCTGATCTGTTGCCGGACGGGCATTTCGTTTGTGATGCCCGGCGGTCGGATTCCGTGCTTTTCAGACAGGTTCCTTCAAAGGTGAAAACAGTTCTGCCACCGGACAATTTATCCGTTCTTCTGGATAAAAACGGGGTTGAACGCTGCAATATTCCGAAATCCTTAACCCCGCTTCTGAAAACTCATCAGAACCCAAAATGACCTTTTGCGATAATGTATTAAAATTATTGTGCTATTTTTAACCCAAGTTGCCACCTGTGGGGCTGAGTTACTGATTTTTCGTTCGGCAACAAACTCCGGTAAACTGGCTAACGGTCTGACTCTGTATTATTGGTCGAACAGGTATCAACTTGAGCTATTTTTGTAACACACCAGACAAAGACGTACAATTTCCAAACGGAGGACAGAGATGAAGAAAGGGGTGCTTTGGACAGCGGTAATCTGTGCGGTCATACTATCGGGCAGTAATGCGAGTGCTGCAGAGCTGGGCGGCGTCGATATTCACGGGTTCATTTCCCAGGGGTATCTCAAAAGCGATGACAATAATTTTCTGGGGAATTCCGAAGACGGGTCATTTCAGTTTAACGAGATGGGAATCAATTTCAGCAGGGAACTGACGGATAAGCTTCGCATCGGCGTTCAGTTCTTTTCCCGTGACCTGAGCGCCGTTGGCAACAACGACGTGGTGGTGGACTGGGCTTACGGCGACTACCGCTGGAGGAGACTGGGCCGGGCTGATGCGAACGGTTCTGGGGTTATACAATGAAACCCGTGATCTGGACATGCTGCGCAACAGCATTCTGCTGCCCCAGAGTGTCTATATCGAAAACCAGCGGGATTTTTTCAGCCGGATACAGGGGGCGGGAATTTACGGAGAAATTCCGGCAGGTCCGGCAGGTCGTTTCACCTATCAGCTGATGGTCGGCACCCTGAACATCGACGAGGACGGGGGCGTTGCCAGACAGATTGAAGACAGCGGGATGTTTGAAATCAGAAATTTCAGTGACGGCACGGCTTATAACGGCAGTGTGCAATGGTATCCGCCTCTGGAAGGACTGCGGTTCGGTGTCACCGGATTTAAGACAACGGATTCTACCAGCGAGATGTCCCTTCTCGTCCCCATGGGGCCGGGTGTGCCTGCCGGTACCACCTTTGAAAGTGACCTTGACGATTTATACAACATTGTATTTTCCGTTGAATATACCTGGGAAAATTTAATCGTCGCAGCCGAGTATATGGATATGTAACAGGTGAGTACCGTTGAGGCCATGCAATTCGAGGCGATTTATAATCCGATAGGATATTATGTGGGCGCCGCGTACCGCTTCACAGACTGGTTCGAACTGGGCGCGTATTATTCCGAATATTACGAAGATGAGGATGAATAAGGACGGGGACGGTTACAAAGACCGCGGAGAGCCGGCCTGCAAGGCCTGGCTAAAGGATTTTGCCCTGACCGCACGGTTTGATCTGGAATGTAAAACTGGAAGGGCATGTGATGGACGGGGCGGCCCAACTGCTTTACCAGGACAATCCGGACGGCATGGACGATAACTGGCTGCTCTTTGCCGCAAAGGTCTCTTTCACTTTTTAGAAACAGACGCTGCTGATCTGTGATATTCCTATTCGGCGATGATGAATTATATTCTGACGATGCGGATTTTTGTTGATAATGATTCTGATGAAGGAGAAAAAATATGTATGCAATAAAATTAACCCGGTTTGCCATGATACTATTTC
This window encodes:
- a CDS encoding methyl-accepting chemotaxis protein is translated as MKDLSVLFKKSIAAKLFLANLMTCIMFGIIGIAAFYSFHHSKKQLTAIFKKEINLVIENGRVARELGRIIAETNLLMSTFYGREAFLKTEGERLIRASSKISANSADTHLKEYLHNFTQKVKTVVAQCSAVNRIRQAIITSNRKLDDQLARLKEVVADEIVNLTIEGKDASIMNRLSFGIAGYNEALLRLDLRFNKLGLAYFEAPVEEKEHPVFTLLDNLMLKMRTLTAYEEKIAKHGRELLDRGEKYKETVLRFHQAAANLKTRLHEMNCEKNCLLDLLGKTDKKTIRTSEQNITNLTGRISRAMVSGGLIISLVTLAVLVFAYTLSRSVNNSLSRVITGLQIAFDKIAGVSGQVMQVSRQLALETSEQAASLEEVSSSLEEMASMTRQNSDNAGKTDHIVRNSLKGMKAANLSMGQITQSMQEISQATSETRKIVKTIDEIAFQTNLLSLNAAIEAARAGKAGAGFAVVADEVRSLAMQSAEAAKNTALIIETTGRRVKGGAEQVSASGDVFTRMEADSHKVTELVGEVAEGSKEQAIGIEQVNKTVTEIDRVVQQSAANSQDLSGTFEEMNALVGHMDTMIHELILLAGRNGKKRISRQRALKITPPLRKPAITPAAD
- a CDS encoding YjbH domain-containing protein codes for the protein MSTVEAMQFEAIYNPIGYYVGAAYRFTDWFELGAYYSEYYEDEDE